The Dunckerocampus dactyliophorus isolate RoL2022-P2 chromosome 16, RoL_Ddac_1.1, whole genome shotgun sequence genome includes a window with the following:
- the LOC129169447 gene encoding SR-related and CTD-associated factor 4-like — protein sequence MDAVNAFNQELFSLMDSKPPISRAKMISITKSAIKAMKLYKHVVQIVEKFIKKCKPEYKVAGLYVVDSIVRQSRHQFGADKDVFGPRFTKNITGTFENLCLCPLEDRSKLVRVLNLWQKNGVFKSEVIQPLLDMAASGGAAPYTGFDEPSSPPSPAKEPVTTVTANSNMAPAGQLEKQDPFAAVAQLFQATQGQQLQQMLQNFQQQPVKADTAPRPPAPQTDTQHVTPVFSQALQHPPTPSQQKTAFDRTLLDRFDYDDEPEAGDDAKDDSSQPSFMQQPAALQASMLSMSQDLSQQVPLPPNGQLPAYGLLPGQGFPVMMPPMGHILPGQPHPGSTGQPGFQGGFPPPSSAHQDSSVDAGSSVRDGRQGQRSRSGSRSPKRRRSRSNSRTRRSRHRRSRSRSRDRRHQSPRSRSQDRKERERERERCQKGLPPSKNETLSICSTTLWVGQLDKRTQQQDVACLLEEFGQIESINMIPPRGCAYIVMIHRQDAFRALQKLSRGSYKVNQKAIKIAWALNKGIKADFKQYWDVELGVTYIPWSKVREDQLEDLKEGGILDIDTLSPEWSTVKKALMNPEELTHNGGAESSQPEEVHMLSAAPPSQVPPMQQQMIGMGSVQPPGFPAPIGIPPPSFPPGMPPPPFIRPGFNPMQMPPGFLPPGAMPLGPPPTSKGEDMPLGPAGLVNRKLEVVPDASNFFNNQMGAMGNQVGVPPGNIQPPTGGLLGTRPGLIPLQRPPGPPLLHGQRFPPPHAQQSPLPAMPPVPPQMMPRGPRTSMMRHDAPPPKGGFGMPPSHNIRPPFPPHRQGLPPQGPPPPFIRPGAPRGIDGPEETGGRPFRGDRPGFRDQEPERERNWDRERDRERDRERDRGFSGARRPFGDGGRGGERMDVRDRLSSWQEDGTQRGGGWEKDSDRRDWRDRRSSLDRDRERGRGGDGDRENGRGEGGERGRAEGGSRESGRAAEGKVGERPKRRERTTRWDRDDRLAELENIDKFRKHNATQQLVAMETVKEPVLETPQKTPESAPSAPPSQSAPVESLSSEAQSEPVEAKQEAAS from the exons ATGGATGCCGTCAACGCCTTCAATCAGGAG TTATTCTCCTTGATGGACTCCAAGCCTCCAATATCTCGGGCCAAGATGATCTCCATCACCAAGTCGGCCATCAAGGCTATGAAA CTTTACAAGCATGTGGTCCAGATTGTGGAGAAGTTCATCAAAAAG TGTAAGCCGGAGTACAAAGTGGCAGGCTTGTATGTGGTAGATTCTATTGTCCGCCAGTCCCGGCACCAGTTCGGGGCGGACAAAGATGTGTTTGGACCTAGGTTCACCAAGAACATCACCGGAACCTTTGAGAACCTCTGCCTTTGCCCGCTAGAAGACAGG AGTAAGCTGGTGCGAGTGTTGAACCTTTGGCAGAAGAACGGCGTCTTCAAGAGCGAGGTCATTCAGCCCCTCCTGGACATGGCTGCCAGTGGTGGTGCAGCGCCCTACACGGGCTTCGACGAGCCAA GTTCCCCTCCATCTCCAGCCAAAGAACCAGTCACCACAGTGACAGCCAACTCCAACATGGCGCCTGCGGGTCAGCTGGAAAAACAGGACCCCTTCGCCGCAGTGGCGCAGCTCTTCCAGGCCACGCAGGGTCAGCAG CTTCAGCAGATGCTACAGAACTTTCAGCAGCAGCCCGTCAAAGCAGATACGGCCCCTCGGCCTCCTGCCCCACAGACAGACACCCAACACGTCACCCCCGTCTTTAGCCAAGCTCTCCAGCATCCTCCCACGCCCTCCCAGCAGAAGACGGCGTTTGATAGG ACGCTGCTGGATCGTTTTGACTATGACGACGAACCAGAAGCTGGCGATGACGCCAAAGATGACTCCTCACAGCCCTCCTT TatgcagcagcctgcggccctCCAAGCATCCATGTTGAGCATGTCTCAGGACCTCTCGCAGCAG GTTCCTCTCCCTCCTAACGGCCAGCTCCCAGCCTATGGCTTACTGCCGGGACAAGGCTTCCCGGTTATGATGCCTCCAATGGGGCACATTCTACCAGGCCAGCCCCACCCTGGTTCCACAGGACAGCCGGGCTTCCAGGGAGGTTTCCCGCCGCCTAGCTCAGCTCAtcag GACTCGTCAGTTGATGCGGGATCGTCTGTGAGGGATGGCAgacaaggtcaaaggtcacgaTCAGGCTCCAG GTCTCCGAAGCGGAGGAGGTCACGGTCCAACTCGCGCACACGCCGATCCAGACACAGACGTTCCCGCTCGCGCTCCAGGGACCGCCGCCACCAATCCCCGCGATCTCGCTCACAGGACCGCAAGGAGAGGGAGCGGGAACGGGAGCGTTGCCAAAAGGGTCTTCCACCGTCCAAAAATGAGACACTGAGCA TCTGCAGCACAACTCTTTGGGTGGGCCAGCTGGACAAGAGGACTCAGCAGCAGGATGTGGCGTGTCTGCTGGAGGAGTTTGGACAGATTGAGTCCATCAAT ATGATTCCTCCACGCGGTTGCGCCTACATTGTCATGATACACCGACAGGATGCATTCAGGGCCCTGCAGAAGCTCAGTCGAGGGTCCTACAAAGTCAACCAGAAAGCCATCaag ATTGCATGGGCACTCAACAAGGGTATCAAAGCCGACTTCAAACAGTACTGGGACGTGGAGCTAGGAGTCACCTACATCCCCTGGTCCAAAGTGAGGGAGGACCAGCTGGAGGACCTGAAAGAAGGAGGGATCCTGGATATAGACACGTTGTCACCAG AGTGGAGCACAGTGAAGAAGGCCCTTATGAACCCAGAGGAGCTCACCCACAATGGTGGGGCAGAGTCCTCGCAGCCCGAGGAGGTGCACATGTTATCCGCAGCTCCTCCTTCACAG GTTCCTCCAATGCAGCAGCAAATGATTGGCATGGGATCTGTGCAGCCTCCTGGCTTTCCTGCCCCAATAGGAATACCACCGCCTTCCTTCCCCCCAGGCATGCCCCCGCCTCCGTTCATCCGACCTGGCTTCAACCCCATGCAGATGCCTCCAG GTTTCCTCCCACCTGGGGCCATGCCTCTTGGACCGCCACCCACTTCCAAAGGCGAAGACATGCCTCTTGGCCCTGCAGGTCTGGTCAACAGGAAACTCGAGGTGGTCCCGGATGCTTCCAACTTCTTCAATAACCAGATGGGGGCCATGG GTAACCAGGTCGGTGTCCCTCCAGGGAACATCCAGCCCCCTACTGGTGGTCTGCTGGGGACACGGCCTGGTTTAATCCCACTGCAGCGCCCCCCAGGTCCTCCTTTGCTGCATGGTCAGCGTTTCCCTCCACCCCATGCGCAGCAGTCTCCTCTTCCCGCCATGCCCCCCGTCCCGCCACAGATGATGCCCAGAGGGCCTCGCACTTCGATGATGCGCCATGACGCCCCTCCACCCAAAGGAGGCTTTGGAATGCCCCCTTCCCACAACATAAGACCTCCATTCCCTCCACACAGGCAAGGACTGCCTCCTCAAGGCCCCCCTCCACCTTTTATCAGACCAGGGGCCCCCCGTGGTATTGACGGGCCTGAAGAAACAGGTGGGCGCCCTTTCCGGGGTGATCGACCGGGATTCAGGGACCAGGAGCCCGAAAGGGAGAGAAACTGGGATCGGGAGAGGGATCGTGAGAGAGATCGGGAGAGGGATCGAGGATTCAGTGGCGCAAGACGTCCATTTGGCGATGGGGGAAGGGGCGGTGAAAGAATGGACGTGAGGGACAGACTCAGCAGCTGGCAGGAAGACGGTACACAACGGGGAGGCGGATGGGAAAAGGACAGTGACAGACGGGACTGGAGGGACCGGCGAAGCAGCCTGGATCGAGACCGGGAGCGAGGGAGAGGGGGTGATGGGGACAGGGAGAACGGGAGAGGGGAAGGCGGAGAGAGAGGAAGGGCAGAAGGAGGGAGTCGGGAGAGTGGAAGAGCGGCTGAAGGCAAAGTAGGGGAGCGGCCCAAACGCCGCGAGAGGACCACGCGGTGGGACCGGGACGACCGACTGGCCGAGCTGGAGAACATAGACAAGTTTCGGAAGCATAACGCCACACAGCAGttggttgccatggaaacagtgAAAGAGCCTGTTTTGGAAACCCCCCAAAAGACTCCTGAATCCGCACCTTCAGCTCCACCCTCACAATCAGCTCCTGTTGAGTCCCTGTCCTCCGAGGCTCAGAGTGAGCCTGTAGAAGCCAAACAGGAGGCGGCGTCTTAA
- the LOC129168826 gene encoding superoxide dismutase [Cu-Zn]-like: MVVKAVCVLKGAGETAGTVFFEQENDSSPVKLTGEIKGLTPGEHGFHVHAFGDNTNGCISAGPHFNPHNKNHAGPKDADRHVGDLGNVTAGADNVAKIDITDKVISLSGPYSIIGRTMVIHEKADDLGKGGNDESLKTGNAGGRLACGVIGITQ, encoded by the exons ATGGTGGTTAAAGCTGTTTGTGTGCTTAAAGGAGCCGGAGAGACCGCCGGTACTGTGTTCTTCGAGCAGGAG AATGATTCATCTCCGGTGAAGCTGACTGGAGAAATCAAAGGCCTGACGCCCGGGGAGCATGGATTCCACGTCCACGCCTTTGGAGACAACACTAATG GGTGTATCAGTGCTGGCCCTCACTTCAACCCTCACAACAAGAATCACGCCGGCCCAAAAGATGCAGACCG GCATGTTGGGGACCTCGGCAATGTGACCGCAGGCGCTGACAACGTGGCCAAAATTGACATCACAGATAAGGTGATCTCCCTGTCGGGCCCGTACTCCATCATCGGCAGAACCATGGTG ATCCATGAGAAGGCAGACGACCTTGGCAAAGGAGGCAACGATGAAAGTCTAAAAACTGGAAACGCCGGCGGACGTCTGGCATGTGGAGTGATTGGCATCACTCAGTAA